The genome window GAGTAGCTATCAAAACACTGCTGCAAGTTAAAAGGAAAGGAACATCTATGAAAAAAGACCGCCATTTTACAAAGCTATATACCATCCCGACTTTTGCTTCAAAAATCCAGTCCATTCTATAATTCTTCAGGACTTGGACTAGATCCAAGTCAAGAATTGGCATTATATATTGGTTCAGTTCGGTATCTCCTTTCGACATATGGCCTTTTTTGTAACATAACACctttcaaatattcaaatattatgaATACTGTCCGGATCATCTTATTGCTTACACTTGAATATTGATCAACTGAAAATCCTAGGTAAATATAGGCTGAAACAATGTGAAATCTCTATTGTACACAACCACAACAATGAGATATGGTGGTTGTCCAAAACAACAAAATGTACATCATGTAGGCTGCCGGGGAAAAGGGAAGTTCATTCATTCCAAGCTTTTAAGAAGCCTGAACAAACCAGCTGCCTCCCTGATCCGTGAGAACTCGATACAGAAAGCTTGCACTTCTATGAAAAGATCATGAACTGCAAAAACCACCATTGTAAATTGTAATTGTTAGTAGTCTTAAGTCGTTATAATGAGCCTTTAAAAAAGGTAGATTTTATTATCTTTATCATCTGGCCAGCACATTAGAAAGCAGTCATATCAACAAAGATTTTAGCATAAAGTATCAGATCAACCACAATTTCAAGTAGTTGTTTTGTTTCCCATTCTCAcaagtgtatatatacatatatagcatTATAGCAGCAGGATATTTTTCacagaaaataataatatgacCTCAGACAAGAAAACAATAATATGACAGTCATATCAAAAACAACTGAATCTTATGTTTTGAAAATTCATTCCGGCTAAATGGTATGAAAAATTCCCAACTGCTTGCTAGTTCTTTTACCAACATTATAAACCTACTACCTAGCATGAACTGCTAgaggaagaaaataaaatttcaaaggaGTCATTCAGACAAAGTGATTAACCAAAACCAAAAGCCTTTACTGGTTTTTTACGATGAATAACACTGTACTTTCTTTCTGCTAATTAAACCTTACTCTTTATATTACAAAGTCATCACATCTTTTAGTATTGGGGAGGGAGGGAATCAAGCTCTAAACCTCTTTTAGTATTAGGAGTGCCTTTAACACCTTCTGGTGTTTGGGCTCTCCATGATTATCGAACACTGCAAGCTTcttctctctcttcttttttttttccaaagccTACACTGCACTCTTTTGTTGCTAATTAACACTGTACTATGTCCTTTGAACGCATTAATATTGAATCTGTAATTTTAACAGCCGAAtaagataaaataatcaaaTGTTTGACATATATTATTTCCTGGTTTGTACATGttcacaaaaaaatcaattcagCTTTACTATAATAAAATCTCAAATTATCGAAAGCAAAATGCTACTTGtacatttggtagttatcagtaAATAATCTGACAGTTTTATATTGTTGCTAGTCCTCCCACTATATATTTCCTATTGCCCTGTATACAATAAGATGTGTGATTGCCTCAAAGTATCAGGGAGTATATACTTTAATGCAATATAATCCAGAAAGCTTTTAGTAAAAATTTGATTGCACATATGCATTCTTCATACTATATCGGGAAAAAAACCTTTATACAATAACTTTACACTCTCACTTCTACTCAGATTCCACATATAGAGTTGGGAACATCAAGCTTTCTGCTTCCATGTGTCATATGTGATAACTATATGTAAATAAAATGAACAGAAAGTAACTGGTCGAGTCATGAGTGCCTTACCGTTGATAATTTTGTTGCGTATCAGGCTCTGCAAGAAAACACATACAAGCCTCACAAGTCTGTTCTGCATGTACTTATCCTGAGAGAGAAATTGTATTAGCTAGGAAGAGAGAAAGAAATAAGAAATACAGTAACAAACAACTAAACAAGAATAGAGAAAGATGTGAGAAGGAAGAGAAGTTATAAACAGAATAAACAAGTATAAAGTGCATAACCCATGTCTCAGTTGTGGCTTTCATGTACATGGCCTGGGCAACAAGCAGAAAACTAATCCTTATATTACATTACGATCTTCTAAATTCTGCCTCACCCCCTCACAAGTTCTATTACAATTATTCCATACATGTATGTCTTTCAAAAGCTGGGTGTCTCAACAGAACCATCTCTACTCCTTGGGGGTAGGGGCAAGGTGAGTTACAACACTGGATAGTTCCCTTAGTTTATATCCTCTATAAACAGAAATTTTTGGTACTTAAAGCAAGTATATTGACTAACAAGAGAACAGAGAGTAAAAATAGAAGGAAAAAAATATTCAGAGTATGAAATCATATGAAGAATCAATCTAACTGACACTAATTTCAACTAGGCAGTCATCAACAGAGATTGCACGAGTAAGAAATTTCTTCCCCTTTAATTTGCAACTGTTAGTATCATCCCTTCAGCTATAATTTAGCTACAATTGAACACACTTCCTCTTTAACATGTGTAAAGTAGTTATTTAGATATAATATCAACACACTGAAAGCCACTGCAAATGTCTTGATTGTACaattttaaactattttttcttttcctgtccACAGTTCATTCAGATTAGTAGATTACGGAGGACCACAACATGAGGGCTGGAAACAAAGCCTTCACCTCCCAGTTGAATGTTTGTTAACAAATGAGACGAGGCATAAACTTTTTAGTAGACTTACAATTAAGGTTAATAGCATATGAAGGTCCTACCAAGAGCTATTATGCCGCAAATTAGTCCAAGATAgtgaaaattaaacaaatagatTATTACTAAAAAGAGCTGCCGCAAATTAGTACAAAATAgtgaaaattaaacaaattgatTATTAATTCGAGTTAAGTAATACCTTAATGTTCTCACAGGATGATATGCAATTAGTTATGTACATGTGTACAAATTCAGTTGGGAGGTCAACAGCTGTAGTAAGTCGGTTGACAACTTCCATTGAATGAAGACTCATGTCCATGTTAACGAGAACTGTGAAGTACCTGAACTAATCGAACATATATTAAACAACTAATATGAAACATTATACTGAGAAAGTAATCAGGAATAAAAAGGATAAGGAACATACTCTGAAATCTCAGTTGAATGAATCATCTTGGTCAGGACTTCAACAGCAATTAAAGGATTATTCTCCACCAATTCCTGTAAGCAAAATAGGAGGCCTTAATATATAAAGAAGTGTCAGTTATTAGTATGATAACGAAAGCAAGATAGAGTAAAACATACCGGTAACTTTTTTGGTGTCAATCCTGAGTGATATACAATCTTTGGATCGCTAACCAACTCAAACAGAACtctctttaaaatatttattgaaaaacatCAATGTCAATGTCAGATAAAATAGTGAATCCAGATAAAGATTTAGTGAAACAGTACAGTATAATACAAAAACAATGATGAGAGGGAGACCTCTTGTTGAGTAGGCGCAAGTGGCCCCTTTAACGCTTTCGCAATTAAATCACGTACTACAGCCCCTTTGCTGGTATCAGCACACATTCCATTATCCCATAAAAGCTCATGATGGTTATCAGGGTTGAGCCAAACTAGCTGCAAGAAAGTCAACAAAAGTAAGGTCAGTGTCTCAGTCAAGCAGATTGACTTCACAAAGTATTGGTGACCAACATCTCACTTCATCATACTGTACTGGGAGCCTTGGCGGACGAGGCCTTATCCACTGAGGACCCAATCCTTGAAATGAAAAATTCTCCAGCAACCCAGCAGCTGTTTCATTTCTATCACCAGCTCCAATTTTTGGCTGGACTCCAGGCTGCAGGTCAAACCTAAATTGTAATTCAAATGATACAGAAGTTAGTAACAATCAAACAGAACAGAAATACTTAGAgcatgtaaatataaattttcgtGACGAGCAAAAGTCCTACTCAGATGAGTTGACATCACAACCACGGGGTACATCAGGGTCTGGCACCACATTTTTGACAGAGATGCTCTTAAATAAGCAATGATCTTGTTCTGGATTTATTTTCTCACAAAATTGCTGCTGCAACTGCTCACGTGGCGGGAATGCCTGAAACCAGATCCCAAACAGTAAAATGCATTGTTGATCATTTAAACATCCTAAGTAAAAGTGCAGGACAATACCATCATAAGTTCGTGTTAGTTTAGCAGGTCAAACTATGCGAGTTTGGATCGTGAACCAGATTTGACCACTTATTTTCTCAATCAAATAAAATGTACAAAAAATAGATGTGAACCTTTAAAGACATTAATGCAATTTGAACCAATTGGCTTCAGAACTTTGGCGATATACTCAACCAAACTGCTAAAAAATGCTTTTCCGTTCTTTTCTAATACCTACTCATTTTCTTTACAAAACTCTTGCTTAAATCTCCATGTATGTTCTCCAATAATCTAAATCAGCACACAGGAATTTTGGGTTTTCTTCTCCAACAATCCAACCCAGGGTTAAAACTGAGATCCTGATAAGCGCTTCTATATACAAACTGTTTGAGATAAAATTGGGATTGACCCATTATCttaaaaatccatcagaaaatcCCACCTGTATGTCAAGATCCACTACACATTTAGCAATATGATCCTGATGTTAGCTAGAAATGAAACTGATCCAATAGCTTCAAAGCTTAATCTAAATGTGCACGCTTTTCTGATTGCATGAGGAACCATCATGCACTGGGGCATCTTGGAGATTACTTGAATAAAATACTTAATATATAACAAAGGTTATATTTGCATTCAAATGTAGATGAACACAGTTCCAGATAATTTAGTCTTTTTATCATACTTTATATCCATGACTCCTGTGCATGTGAAGTGATAACTGGGGAGTCCTAAAGATAGATAGTTCAAACCAAGCATAGTCACTGACCCATTAGCAAAGCCCCTAACTCTTTTGAAGTTCAGGACCATCTAGATAGAAATTCACAAACATGAGCAGatgtaatatgaaacaaaatctcCAGTCAATTAGACTGCAGCATAACTTACATGCGATGCAATATCAAAACATTTTATGTAGTCCGAGGCAGTCTGCTTAAGAACCTGGATAGATAAGACATTAATAATGAGAATCATGGACAGGGAAAAAGGAAATTTGGGAAACGAAAGAGACAACAGGAAGAAAGGTATATATGTCGCTAgataatattcaaaataaaagaaacaGGAGCTTGACATATAAACTTTATGAAGTCTAGCAAGAGCCGAGAAGCAAGAAACTTCAGGGAAATTATATTTAAGGTCTGAACGAGGTTTTAACAATCAGGAAATGGTCACAAGAATCATAGGCTAGTAAACAAACCTAATATAATATTGGAGTCATATGAGCTAACTAGAGTAGAGGGTATCGCAAGCCTGTACTCACTGCAGGAATAGTAATTGGACAGGTAATCTAAAGTACATACTTCTGTAATTCGAGAAAGGAGAACTATAATAGGTGATTGTTGTTAAAGTTTCTACTTGTAAGCTGTATTTTAGAACAATAGGAAGCACCCGAGGAATAATTACTTCAAGTACATTGTTGAAAAATTGGTAACACAACTGCATAGCTATGGCATTGGCAGGAGAAGAGAACCTCTTTAATACTTGTAGAGCCGGAGGACCCTAATAACTGGAGTATAAATGCCCTTTCAAATTTCTCAGCATCATTATCACTGGCTGCCTGCAACCCCAAAATTTACAaagcaaaaaaatatttcagataGTGCCATCTGTATAACAATTAAGATTTTTCTCCATATACCAACTTCTGGAATAAACATTAGTAACCAATTAGAAAATGTCTTAGCATTTTATAATCAGAAAACACATACATTATCAGCCATCAAGACATAAGTTTTTTCAAAAGATGAAGAATAAATCACATACATCTACAAGCAAAGAAATAAATGGGTTTGATGAAGGCCTTTGGGAGGAGTAAGCCTGATATAGTATAGCATATGCCACCAAGCGTTGTGAAGATCTGAGCACTGATTTATCCTgcataaattcaaatataaagaaGCAACCCATGATTTTCTAAAAACAAAGATCATAGATAATCAGCAACTCTCAAAAgcaaataaataagaaacatcTACAGGAAATTCAGATGACCCAGAAGAGGGAACAGCTTCCGCAGTTCTGTCCTCGAAACCAACTATTTATGGGTATTTCGTAACAATGGGGACCAAGTTGATTTCATGTCATGAATTAAGCTTATTGTAATTGTAGCCTAGTGGATAGCCCTTTTGCTGACAGCAAGAGCTCGAGGGCTCAATAATCAGATTCAAGTCTATGTGCAAGTATATAAAATCTTTGTAATTGACCTCAAAccaaaaaacaaatatacacCTACTTATAACAATGTGTAACTGAACTGAAACCATCAATATCCTTACATTGACTCTGGTAATCGACGCTCCTCACTTTgtctaacaattttttttaaaggtaTCCTCTTAATTTCACAACAAAACTCGTAACTCAGCATTCAACAACACAGTAAACAACATATAAATGTCTCGAAATGTTAAACCCTAAAAACCTAAACATCCACAATCGAATCAGTATCCACAAACAGCTGGCATCCAAAATCAATCCAATTAACACTAATTATACATACATGCGTGTGTTGCTGTATCTATACACGTATATAAAGAGACATATAAGCTAGATATATATGGGGAAATCGAGATTGCCTCAAGTAGGATAGCTAGCGAAGAGCAGAGTCTGAAGTGAAGTGACGCCGGAAAACTGGAGAAGAAATCGCCGGAGATCTGATCGAACGGGCGGAGGTCGCCGGAATTGAGTAGCGAGTAGAGCGTTTTGGAATCATCTCTGGAGATCATTGTCGCTCGTCACTTTGATTGATATTGCTGCTTGCCCCTCTTCGCTTGTGTTGTGACTGTGCTTTAGGCTTTTAAATGTGAATTATTATTCCTCCGgctaaacttatttttttaatatagaatatagatagatgtttatttatctttttataaatataatatataaatacttatttttggaaaaaaagcaATCGAACTCTATTTTTTACTGAAATATTTTGTCAGATATGAAACACTTTTTTAACATTTGTATTcgcaaaaatattaaaagattcattttctttaaaatatagatatctacttttttttataagtGATGAGCAGACACGTGATTATTATTGaagaaaaatagaattttatattccaattttatattagaaagacaatatcaaaaaatttatgcTATGTCTtcagtaaaatatataaaaaaaaaagaatttgtcATGTTTAATAGAATATGTGTCCATTGTTGTTGAGTCGCTCGACTAGTCGACGACCAATTGTTATGTGGAGGTCGACTGGGTATTTCTCAATGTTTCGCCCGACTGGTCTTCAACTAGTCGACTGGACAACCCAGTCGCTCGACTAtgctttaattttaaataaaacaacagCCCAGCAAAAAGCCCGATACCCAGTTAAATAAAACCCTAGAAACGAATGCCCAGCAGCGTGGTTAGTCGCTGTTAGTCGCTTCTCCCGACTCCAAATCAGATTCCTCTCCTCTTCTTCTCTCCAGGTAAGCTCTACAATCTGCATCCTCTCctcttacacacacacacttgtatatatacacagttacacgCACACACacttatatacatacacaaaaaCACAGTTATACAAACTTATGTAAACACTATTATACACACTGATACACACACATActtgtatacacacacacacacacacacacacacacttatatATACACTAATCAGTAGTCACTAGTTGTTGGCTTGTTGCAGTAGCTATTTTCTAATGTcagtacacacacacacttgtATAATCTGCAGAATGGCTGAGGCATCTAACGAGGCTGTTTATGATCCGTCTAATGACCCCAAAAGGAAGGCCCGATCTATTGATCCGGCCTGAAAATATGGATTTTGGCCAGATTTAAATAATGACCCCAAAAGGAAGGCCGGATTTGTGGGATGCCGTAGATGAAGCTTTGGATGCATCAAAAAATCTTAAGGTTCGTCGTAGTCGTAGGCGGGCTAGTGCATCTTCTCAAGTGGAAGATGATGTTGAGATGGAAGGAGAGGGGACACCAATTATATTGAATGACGATGATTTTGGTTATGAACCAAACACTAATAGTGAGAGAAATGATGAGATACGCGCAAGAGATAATATTTTGGATCTCTATGATGATGATATCTAAATTCTGCCATTCGTCCACTGCTTAGATTTGCAATTCTTCCCACTGCCCAGATTTGTTATTCTGCACACTCAGATTCTGCACTTAAAAGGGTCTAGAATTCTGCGGTTTTAAACTGCCCAGAATTCTGCAGTTTTAAACTGCCAATGCCCATATTTCTGCAGCTTGAAACTGCCTAGATTTCTGCAGTTTAAACTATGTTTCTGTTCAGTTTTTTTATTCagtatttcttttgttttagttGGCTTGCTGCAGTAGTATTGTGACAATTTATGGATTGAATTTGAATGTTTAATCATTGATAAGTAATCTCTTGTTTGGTACAACAGTTGGAAATTGCTATATTAGATTACATGTTTACATTATTTTCTTCTCTCTAGTCTTCTTTCAATTTTCTCGCGGTCTTTATCTTCGTAGGTTTAGGTCTTTAAGATCTCCTAGTCTCCTACAAGTATAAATAAGAGAAAAGGAGAAAAAGAATTGTTAGAAttgagaatttagaagttagaacacacatatataatttattacacatataaatacaagtatatataatacataattatatattattaattttatacctTGTCGACTAGTGTCGACTAGTCTACGACTAGTAACGACTCGACTTGCCGGATAGTCCGgacgactcgactcgacttacCGACGTAACAACCATGTCTGTGTCATTGTATTAATGTGTCGACTGGTAATATTTCACTAAATCactgaaattttcaagaaattgtatatttatctatttaataaataaatattttggctAGGAAGACAATATCCAAAATTTAACATCATGTCTTCAACAAAATCTATATTTTCCATATGTTTTTTCGGGTTTGATagtatctatattattatattacgtgtcgactaataatatctcaCCAAATCATTGAAATTCCCGaggaattatatatttttctatttattacCCACAATAAAGtcttcgatatatatatatatatatagtctgaTCCATACTcttattatatcaaaatatattggATAAAAGTTATGATTTATTACCGGTAAAAAGTcggaattattaatataaaatattcttatTAGCTTCAgctgattaataaaaatatttatattaatttacatTAGTTTACAGCTCGTGCAATGCACGAAACCttttaaattattctatatttttttaatatatttaaaatgatgaaataaatttatatcagTAATAAATCAtaacttttaataaaataaaatatgaaattatatttttttataagtcAGAATTACTCGTGTAGTACCAAACTCTTGTATGGTTTATTTGGTTACATCTTATTTTTGATAGTTGACTTCGTGTTTGTTTAGCATCATTGTTATATTGTTTGCGACATCAATTTTTATGATCAATTTTTGTTAATCTTCCTGTATATGTATAACACATTCCTTACAAAACTGTATACTTATTTTTATCTCTACATATTAACAAAATTTCATATGATGATTGTTAAAGAGATAAAAGGAAAAGTTGATGAGCCTAGTGTGCAGTGGTTTATGTTCAAAATCTTCGtctgttttatatttaaaagtttttgGTGTTGTCGTGGA of Daucus carota subsp. sativus chromosome 3, DH1 v3.0, whole genome shotgun sequence contains these proteins:
- the LOC108215248 gene encoding uncharacterized protein LOC108215248, which produces MISRDDSKTLYSLLNSGDLRPFDQISGDFFSSFPASLHFRLCSSLAILLEDKSVLRSSQRLVAYAILYQAYSSQRPSSNPFISLLVDAASDNDAEKFERAFILQLLGSSGSTSIKEVLKQTASDYIKCFDIASHAFPPREQLQQQFCEKINPEQDHCLFKSISVKNVVPDPDVPRGCDVNSSEFDLQPGVQPKIGAGDRNETAAGLLENFSFQGLGPQWIRPRPPRLPVQYDELVWLNPDNHHELLWDNGMCADTSKGAVVRDLIAKALKGPLAPTQQERVLFELVSDPKIVYHSGLTPKKLPELVENNPLIAVEVLTKMIHSTEISEYFTVLVNMDMSLHSMEVVNRLTTAVDLPTEFVHMYITNCISSCENIKDKYMQNRLVRLVCVFLQSLIRNKIINVHDLFIEVQAFCIEFSRIREAAGLFRLLKSLE